DNA from Triticum aestivum cultivar Chinese Spring chromosome 7D, IWGSC CS RefSeq v2.1, whole genome shotgun sequence:
ACAAGAACAATAAACTTCAAATGAACAGAGCCAAGCAGGGTTTTTGCTCGTTAAGCTTACCGAGCTTAAAGAGCATGAGCTCATTAGTCCACCCCTAcatgtcataaatggttatatTATTTAGGAAAGTTTACAGGGATAAGTTGCAATCAAGCATTCTCATGCATGAATCCCCTTTCATATTCTTTTTGGAATCTAAAGTTTTGTTTCTGTCATGACTCAGAAATTAAGTTCATCAATACCAAGTGTAGCATCTTTCCGGTCACCACTTTAAGTAAACAAGCCTTAACGAGTCGACAAATTTGAAGTAGATGACTTTAAGTTAGACGTTACTATTCattgttgattttttttttcataGTGACATCTACTAAGTGTCGAACCGTAGCATCACTATTCATTTTCCAATTTGTTTTTTATAGCTAATAAATAAATGTATGTTCcgcaaaaaatatttaaaaaaaatgtatGTTTAAATTCAAAATTACACATATGTTGATAGAATGTCGCCCTCTTAACATactttatttatttttaataactttCAAATATGGTTGATGGTTCCACAAAGTTTCTATGTAATTTGGCTTCCCGGGATATTTGTCGGTATATATAAGTGGAGTTACTCCAATAGATCCATGATTTATCATGTACCTTACGGACCACAAGATATGTAGTTTATTATCACCTACATTACGCGTGTTCGGTACAAGTCCAATTAGGACATGCAGAATGGTCCTATTTTAGGAGTGTCTTAGAATCAATGCTGAGATAGAGAAGAGAGCAATCATAAGAACATTTTTGCCTTCTCTTAATTAAAAGAGAAACTTTTACTAACAATTGTGTGACCACATATTTACGGACATCTAATTATTAGAGATAAGGTTAATGGCCGCCACCCAGGGCGACGCCAGGGAGACCTAATTCCTCGCGCCGCCAGCCTTCCCGCGAGGCAGATCGCTGCCGCCGGCACTGGCCACGGTGGTGGCGGCGCCCGATGCCTAAAGGGCTAGGGCAGGGGGGAAGCGACGGATCTCCCATCAGGCGGCTGGGGCGCCTCGTGCGGGGTCTTCGCGCGGCAGCCACGGCGGCGTCCTGGCTGTGTGACAGCAGCCGGCGAACCCAGGGCTGGCGAGGTCCTCTGGTGGGATTCTCCGCTATGCGATGGGCGGCCGTGGCCGTGGATCTGGCGTCCCGGCCAGATCCGTCGTGGTTCGGCTATGGCCGGCCGGCGGCGCGTGATGGGGCCGAGGTGGGGCGGCCGGAGGTCCTCAACCGGCTTTCCGACGGCACCATACGTCTTTATGGTGAGGTTCCGCTCGGTTCTAGCCAGCCGCGAGATCGGGCGACGTGGCTTCCGCTGAAAATCGCGCCTGACTGTGGTCTTGGCGGACGAGGGCGGTGTCtcggacgtcgttcccttcttgaggcatcgtcgttgcaggtcacgtcaacctgatcggggagttccgggggaaaccctagatctgggtctactgAATCGGACGATGACGGCGCCTTCGGTGTCGTTccccctcctgggggcatcgttttggagcaagtgctggttggaggggacaagaggaggagcggtgattTATCTTGcccattgatgacggcggatctcggcggcgtggcgcagtggagactcggcgtcagatgcgcggagatggactcgcgcaggagggtgtcgctatctggcgtcgtggtggtgtcggcaacagctagaccgggcaaggtagatgcagcagtacaactctgaagatggattggtggcaggtgactgcggcggcctcatacccggcaggcgtcctggttgaggagcacgccggactggtgggtgcccatacccggcaggcgtcctgattgGGATCTCAGGTCTtaaatgttaggtttggctgcgagatctgtttggtattaggctcagacTATCAGCGTCCCTTCATCAACTAGATAGGAATAGCGACAGATGTTGCTGAGACGCtgactttagtcttactgttgtatgactttgtaaggtcttgtattaataattaataaaaatggctgtatgcatcgtccagatgcagaggccggggtcttcCTACTTTTCTAAAAGAAATTGATAAGGTTAAAAAATTAACTCATTATATATCACCTTTTATTATCTTTTTAAAATTATATGAATATACACATCCTATGAATTGCAGTGGACAGACCGCCGCGAGGCATGATCCACTTTGCCTCGCGTTACACCTGGGTCTGTAGAAAACACTAGTCATCCCGCAAAAATATCACCTACTCCATGTTTAATTACTATATATAGCCCTTTCCATGACAGCTTTTCTTGATTAATTACAGTTTATATATCCGTACgatgtttggcctttttataagaAATGACAGGACACAACGTTGTCATATTCACACATAGTAGTAACATGCTTTAGGTACCTGGTTAAATTATTAGCTCCCGCCTACATGCACTTGCAACACGCGCATGTAAAAAAAAGTCGGCATCGTCGTCGACCGCGTGTTGTTGGCCTCGGATCCATCGAGGACCGACATCGGGTGGCTCTCCGTCGGTGGTGAGTCCAGGAAGCTCGTCGAAGGTGGTTTAGAGCATGTACATTCGGGTGTCACAAACCCGCTTTCATATGTTTGGGTGGGTCGATAATTTCATTCAGATGGGTCCCTCAAACGGCTTTCAAACTCCCGTCCTGATCGGCGCCTTCATATCCGgtccaaatatggggcggatatggggacaTCCAGGCGCGCCCGAGCACGCCCGCCACATCGGATCCGGGCTACGCTAGTCTACCCGACCCCATATAAATTTCTCCCCATTCGTTCGCAGGACCAAACCATTGCCACTTCACTCCCCTCTCCCTTCACTTCCCTCCGCCACCCAAGCTCGTCTCCGACTCCTTCCAGGAGTCTCCGGTATGGCTGGCAGCGGATCCGAATCCTTCACCTTCAGacccgtcgaccccgagctcatcccacgcGGCCCCTAGGAGGAGATGGCCATCCGGCTTGCGCTCGTCGCGCACAAGAGGAGGCCCGTGCACGGCTGCGCTCGGACTCCATCCGTCGGAATCCATTGTGTCCGCTCAAATGACGCATGGATCCGGCGCTAGGCCAGCCGTAGCTGCCTCGCCGGAGGCCGTGTGGTCCGTCTGGCGTCTGAACATGCTGACGGACGCGCAACCCCTTCGTTGGCGCGCCGATATTCGGGACGCACCATCGTCCCACGAGGCCATGGCACGACGTGCCCGCCGTGCAAGGCACCGGGCaagggaggcgggcggcggccctcgcggcggacgTCGGCGAGGCGGAGTCTCATTATCCTGCGCCCCGTATGGGGCATCAGTCCGGGCGACGCAACTGCATCGTGGTGGACGTCGGTGGCTCGTCCCTGGACGAATCCGTCATCGATCTAACGTCCACCAGTACCCAACGGGTTccgggctccgacgaggaagagtagagcaTGGGAGACGGTGGCGCATTGAGTCCCGTGAGTcggctcgtgtcccatgccctactctaccttgccgGTGACTGGACCAACATTCCGAGGAGCGCAGCCGGCCGCCGGACATGGCTAGGGCGGAGCCGGGCGAGCGGGGAGCGGCACCGTGCGAGCTCCGTTTAGATTAGGTTtcacgttgcatgtaataatatggatttgagattTCTAATTTAAGATATTCGGACGTCGAATGCATTTTTTGAGGTGTGCCATCCACGGGCGTTTGAAGGGTCgaatttgccaagtccggctgtagatgctcttatgctCTGGTACCAGGTAAGTTGCACCCAGCTCCCTGCTCCTTCAGTTAGTAAGTTGAGAATCACATAAAAAAATTGTTCTGACAGTTCATTCATAATAGACTCCTTGGCGGGTGTTGCAGGGATTTCGAGGCAATGTACATAATTTGAAGATTTTAGTTTAGGCAAGGTAAATTCTCAATCGGCTCACAAAGCTCAATTAGGCAATTGGCATGAGGCGGCCATGGCACTTTGCAGTTATTCTAAGGAACTTTGTTGCATTTTCTATCTTCTAAGAGAATTTTCTGCAAATGTTCTTGGACTCATATCTTCTTTCGTCCTTTCAGAGTGATTCCATGCGTGTGCATTGTACCAcaacttgtgatgaatgaatcaTTGGATATTCTAAGAAAAAAAAGGTAAGCGTGGAAAATTTAGAGTGGAATTTCACAAAATTAAGGTTTATCCAGGTTAGGGCCCCCTCTTTTAGAGGTAACATCCTACTCGTTACTTGGatgttttatcttttttttttAGCTGAGTGTATAGTATATCTGATCTAGCTTGTAGAGTTTTGTGTATGTGTTCATCTGTCCATCCCTCCCGCCATCCTCACCTTACATACTACGATGAGGATGTGGAGTTATAGGGGTTGGTAAGAGCCACGGTGGAATAACCAGCCTTAATGACTGTCATTACTCGTGCAATTAGCTCCAACTCGTCACAATGTCGATGTAAGGGTGCCGCCGGTAATGTCTGTTGATTGACCACGTTTGGTATGATCGGATGGACGATGTGATATTCAGCCGGATGGTCTTTGCGGTCCATCCAGCTGAATGGTCCTACCCCCGGGTTTCCCTTCATCAGTAGCCCCGGGCCCTTCaagctctcaaggatggcgcagaTTCATAGGATGAGGAGAGCTCTCGTGTGAGAAACTAATTGTGACCATCATTGGGCCACCTAAGGAAAGGCCTTGGCGGACTCGATCAACACTTGAAAAGGTTAATAATTGATAATTTGTAATAATAGATTCGGTGATATCCAGTGCGCTAAACGGGGAGCTTGGCTTATAGCATGTTGTGAAGCGTATCATGAATTCCGAGTGATGTCAAGGAACGCCTGGGCTTATCCGAGTGGGTTGTTGCCGGCTTGTCAATCTAAAAAGATGTGTTTTTTCGACTTCAACTTTGAAACTGAGTCGCCACTGGATTCAATCATTAAAAAGATACAAAATTGGAAATGTGATAAAAACATTAGTGGCGGGCGCCAAACAACCACTCACCACTTGTTTGTCGCATACTAGCGGCGAGCTCTTAAAACGTCCGCCACAACTATATTTCATTAACACACGCCAAATTTTCCAAAGTTAGCAGTTGCGGTGGTCGTCACAGCTATATTcatttaatgctttaaaaatatagCCTATTCAAACATTATATTATATTCTTTTCCCCTTTATGAGCTTACTCTCAAGGTTCTCGTCAAGacttttaatgaggtaatatcaacgcAAGAATATATGTCATACGTTCTATTTTTTCCGGCGGGTACTTTTATCGGATGTATACAAGGCATATTAATTGTCCTCTAAACTTGCCAATGAGTTTTATCCTTGCAAGGTTTTTTAATATAAGTAATCAAAGAGACAATTATCATAATATGTCATATCATTTTCTCCTTGTATTTTTCTCAATGGTTTTAAAGGGGTTTTCAATGATATATCAGATCACACTTTTTTCCCTTTTGAGTTTTTCTCGAAGTTCCTCAAAAAAGATTTTAATGAGGCAATATATACAATACTTTCAATTTTCCTCATAGTTTTTTAAAGGGAAGTATCAAAGCACACTTATTGTTCTCTAGATTGACCAAtgagttttcttcttcttcaaatgttttctcatatGAGTTATCAAGGCGATAATAATCAACATATGctgcatcattttctccttattatttttTCACTGGGTTTAAAAGAGTTTTAGCGACATAATTGCActattctcctcatatttttcaCACGGAGTTTTTGAGGGAGACTCTCAAGATTATACAACAGATTTTTCAAGATGGAAGATGAATATACAAGAAACCTTCAATGGTAAATCATTCAAGAAGCCCAGTGTTCTACAAGTAGGAGTGTTAggaattaattagttaattagcatGTCTAATGTTAATTAGCACATGGTAATTAACAAACAATCATTAGCAAATTGATGTATTCAACCCCGAACAGTCATGTCCCTTCTCTCTCTATTGCCAACACACACCTGTTCTTAAGGGATGCCTCTGAACAGACACCTCTTCCAAATCTATATATATTGAAGAATCAATAGAAATCAGGACTGGTCGTCCATTCTTCATTTCAATCTCGTTTTACTCTAGGAAAGAATATAAACGGAGCATATGCGTACAAACAAACCTATGTGATCTTTCGCCAAAAGCCCCTATGAGAACGTTCAATTAGTGACCATATATGGGTATAGTTATGTGTGACCTCACCAACCGCGCGTGGACATAATTAATTTTGAAAACACAGCCGGCGAACATAAAATACATGCACCAACTCTGGATCAACACTCAGTTGAGAAGAACAAAttgtgcaaaaaaaaaagaaagaaaaaacgtgGAGCTCCATCTTATGCGCGTGAACGGTCCATTCGACGCTGGATGGGTTACGACGTTCCTCGATGGCACGACAAGGACTTCGGCATAGTTAAACAAGCGAGGAAATTGCACACCAAGCCGGCCATGACCTTGAGCTGGCAAGCTCTTGCTTAGCTATTTAATGCCTGCCCTGGCTAACAGCGGTAGTCATTCGCTCGCATTCCATAACACATACTCTACACATTAGCGGTACGTGTTACAAGGCAAGAGCAATGGCGGAACGTAGCAGGGCGCTTACATTTCTCCTCTTGGGGCTCTTCCTCGGCCTCGCCGGATCCAGCCCGCCGCCGGAGCCAGTGGAGTGCGCCCGCGGCACGTCGGACTGCACCGTCACCAACGTGTACGGCTCCTTCCCGGACCGCACCATCTGCCGCGCGGCCAACGCCACGTTCCCGCGCACCGAGAAGGAGCTCGTGGCCGCCGtggctgccgccgccgcgtccaagCGCAAGGTTAAGGTGGCCACCAGGCACTCCCACAGCTTCACCAAGCTGGCCTGCCCCGGCGGCCGCGACGGCACGATCATCAGCACGGAGCGGCTCAACAAGACGGTGAGCGTCGACGCTGCCAAGGGGCTGATGACGGTGGAGAGCGGCATGGTGCTCAAGGACCTAATCCAGGCGGCCGCCGCGGCGGGGCTCGCGCTGCCGCACTCGCCCTACTGGTACGGACTCACCATCGGGGGCCTCCTCGCCACGGGTGCCCACGGCAGCTCGCTGCGGGGCAAGGGCAGCGCCGTGCACGAGTacgtggtagggatgaggatcgtcACGCCCGCACCGGCCAGCCAGGGTTTTGCCGTGGTCAGGGAGCTCAGCGTCGgggaccccgacctcgacgccgtcaAGGTTTCCCTCGGCGTCCTCGGCGTCGTGTCCCAGGTACAACCTACGCGACTTCGTACAAACGCAAGAAAAAAGTTCTTTCGTGCATGGTTGTTTCGGATTCTTTCGTGCATATATGTCGTGGAAAATATCAAATGCCGAGTATGTACTTCTTTTTGTTTTTGCGGGGGACGCCGAGTATGTACTTGGCTGCTTGCTggtgcatccatgcatgcatggatCTTAACTACTCTTCTCTTCTAATTGCTTTGGAGTAAAAGATAAATTTAGATTAGTAGGCTAACAACTCTTCATGTCCATGGAATGAAAACTAAGTACGATTAATCAACCAGCACGAGCAAGTTATGCTAGCTAGTTTATGGGTTCGGGAGGCTTGATCTTCCATTTTCTTTTACGGATGAAAAAAGGGCTAATTTATGGGTGTGCTTGCATGTGCAGGTTACGCTAGCCTTGCAGCCGATGTTCAAGCGGTCGGTGACGTTTGAAAAGCGCGACGACACGGACTTCGCGTCGCAGGCGGCCATGTGGGGAGGGCTGTACGAGTTCGGCGACATGGCTTGGCTGCCGCGGCAAGGCAAGGTGATCTACCGCAAGGACGATCGCGTGCCCGTCTCGACCAAGGGCAACGGCCTCAACGACTATCTCGGCTTTCGATCCAACCCGACGCTCGCGCTCATCACCGCCAGAGCCACGGAGGAGCAcctggaggaggacggcagcgacaTCGCCAGGTGCCTGGCGGCGCGGGCGCCGTCCGTGCTGTTCGAGCTGCAGGCCTACGGCTTCACCAACGACGGCTCATTCTTCACAGGGTGGCCGGTGGTGGGGTTCCAGAACCGCATCCAGGCGTCCGGCACGTGCATCAGCAGCCCGGAGGACGGCCTCCTCTCCTCCTGCACGTGGGACCCACGCATCCGGAGCCCCTTCTTCTACAACTCCGGCTTCAGCGTGGCGCTCTCGAAGGCGCCGGCGTTCATCGCCGAGATGCAGAAGCTCCGCGACCTCAAGCCGCGCGCCTTCTGCGGCCTCGACGCCAAGCTCGGCGTGCTCCTTCGCTACGTCAGGGCCTCTTCCGCTTACCTCGGGAAATCTGAGGACTcgatcgacttcgacgtcacctaCTACCGGAGCTACACTGAAGGCGAGCCACGCGCTAACTCCGACGTGGTCGACGAGATCGAGCAGCTGGCGTTGCGCAAGTACGGCGCCGTCCCACACTGGGGCAAGAACCGCAACTTCGTCTTCGACGGCGTCATCGCCAAGTACCCCAAGGCCGCTGAGTTCCTCAAGGTGAAGGCCAGGTACGACCCCGACGGGATCTTCTCCAGCGAGTGGAGCGACCAGGTGCTCGGCATCAAAGGGAGCCCCAACATCGTCGAGAAAGGGTGCGCCATTGAAGGGCTCTGcgtctgctccaaggactcgcactgcGCGCCAGAGAAGGGCTACTTCTGCCGGCCGGGAACGGTGTTCTCGGAGGCGAGGGTCTGCTTGACCCGGGCCGCTTTCGGCGACGAAAGCGACGACCTTCTGGAGGAACAGTAATTCGAGGTGCATGCATGCGCCGGGTCAAGCGGCTGCGCATCTAAGTATAGATTGCAATGCTGACTTTAATGTTGCTTGTATGTGGCGTGTTCGTTTCTTCCAGAGATTGTATCGTCTCTACTGGTAGTAAGTTGGTTTGATCCGAGCTACTTGATGTAATCTTATGGTTTGGCTATTGTTCTGATTGGAAGCAATGGAAATTGAAAATGAACGCCATGTTCTGATTGGAGGTTCCCTTCCTACAGGTTAGACTTTAGGGCAGGTGACGCATGATTTGCTACAGGTTAGACTTTAGGGCGGGTGACGCATGATTGTTTGGTCAAAAAGCTTTACGATTCTAATATAATGGCGGTTGGTGACTTCAGAGCAACATGCCGTGCTCTGCCCAGTGTTCATTTTTAAAGGTGAAAAAAAAAAACTAACTTTGAACGATTCAGTATTGAGATTGATCTTGGAGATAGAAAAAGCGATATGTTTGGCGTACCAGTCAGTCATTAGAATTTGAAAACAGTTCGTGCGCGCAGGTTTTGTTCAAAAGGGAACGGAATACCGTAGTGGTGAGCTACCCTAAATCTATatttatacctactaataaagtacgGATCGTTTTTTTCTCCTAATTATTTGTCCGTCGTTATAGTTTTCGTCCATCCGTCGCTTAACCTACGAGGTTATTCTGATTTTCATAAGTCGTACCTCGCTTATGAAACTTTGTACTACGCTGGCCTCTCACGTAATGGGAGGCCTTCTCTGCATCGAATAGCTGCGCTAATGGGCCACAAGTCACGTTTCAGAATTTCTTTTATATATAGGCAAGTCGTACAATTCATAAAGAGGGCATTTTTATTTAGCAGTACTACAAACGAGAGAGGATGGATACATCTTTTTTGTTGAACTAGTAAAAAGACCCGTGTAACAACCGGAGAGAAAAATACCACACACTCTTAATTTACGAAAAATGGTCTATAATATGACAATTTGTAGCTAGGgcccaaacaaagatggtcttAACCTATAAAAGTGCAGTTTAAGATTGTACATGTGTTTTATTTCACACGGCTTGCATGTATTTTAATTCGTACAACGAAACGGGCAAGCAATCATGCATTTATTCATGTCATGTTTGGAGTGGGGTGTTGTTACGGGCGAGTAAAGAAAAACGACAAAAACAAACGATGGCATATTAGTACACTACGGAGACATGTGTACATCAATGACAATTTTCAATTTAACAATAACTAACTTAGAGTAACTCTTGAACACTTTTTTTACATGcatatttcttaaatacatgaagagtTGTTAAAAAGGTTGTTAAAAAGATACATAATTTTTTAATCATAAAAGTAGATATTTTTTGTCTGGAAAAGACATTTTTGTATAGTCTCCTGTCGACGCAGGTACTTGTGTCCCTATTTTATCACTATTTCTTGCCATACATGTCATAGGTATTGATTCTTATTTCATCACTATTTATATCTTATCAAActtgtcttttattttattttttgtcacGCATGCCTCATGTTtactttttttcatgcatgtccgcttttttttcttcttatatatTGGAGAATAGCGCTACATCTCATCTTTATCGgatctcctctgcattttcttttttatttcttttatagcgGACATCCCATCTTTATTGAATCAGTACCGGTATGAAAAAAAGATGGATAATGCATTGTTGATTAACATTGCAGCCTCATAGTATTTTTTAAATGGTTAAcaagtaaaataacatcatattcagattttacatatttttctaattaaatttcatatgtaacatgttaaatttggagttacggtttagaagatatgagtatttaaAACAATATTTGATATGTACCGTGGGTT
Protein-coding regions in this window:
- the LOC123169611 gene encoding L-gulonolactone oxidase 2, producing MAERSRALTFLLLGLFLGLAGSSPPPEPVECARGTSDCTVTNVYGSFPDRTICRAANATFPRTEKELVAAVAAAAASKRKVKVATRHSHSFTKLACPGGRDGTIISTERLNKTVSVDAAKGLMTVESGMVLKDLIQAAAAAGLALPHSPYWYGLTIGGLLATGAHGSSLRGKGSAVHEYVVGMRIVTPAPASQGFAVVRELSVGDPDLDAVKVSLGVLGVVSQVTLALQPMFKRSVTFEKRDDTDFASQAAMWGGLYEFGDMAWLPRQGKVIYRKDDRVPVSTKGNGLNDYLGFRSNPTLALITARATEEHLEEDGSDIARCLAARAPSVLFELQAYGFTNDGSFFTGWPVVGFQNRIQASGTCISSPEDGLLSSCTWDPRIRSPFFYNSGFSVALSKAPAFIAEMQKLRDLKPRAFCGLDAKLGVLLRYVRASSAYLGKSEDSIDFDVTYYRSYTEGEPRANSDVVDEIEQLALRKYGAVPHWGKNRNFVFDGVIAKYPKAAEFLKVKARYDPDGIFSSEWSDQVLGIKGSPNIVEKGCAIEGLCVCSKDSHCAPEKGYFCRPGTVFSEARVCLTRAAFGDESDDLLEEQ